Proteins found in one Quercus robur chromosome 2, dhQueRobu3.1, whole genome shotgun sequence genomic segment:
- the LOC126715486 gene encoding protein SRG1-like isoform X1 yields the protein MADSAPAFKTPMVQKSVQELVLNGDELPEKYIRKDRKGGDLDVPLVEIPVVNLGLLSSLPTSKEELQKLRSALSTWGCFQVINHGMTPSFLDEVRDVTKQFFALPMEEKRKYSREADGIEGYGNDMILSEEQILDWTDRLYITLNPEQRRLKFWPENPKAFRDILNDYTIKLNMVTEIILTAMARSLDLEDNCFLDQYGKEATMTARFNYYPKCPRPDLVLGVKEHADASAITFLLQDKEVEGLQFQKDNQWFKVPIIPEALLINVGDQAEMMSNGIFKSPVHKVVTNSERERISLAVFCLPGLNEEIGPIDRLVDESRPRLYNKVKNYVSIYFEYYQQGKRPIEAVKI from the exons ATGGCCGACTCTGCTCCTGCTTTCAAGACACCGATGGTGCAGAAAAGTGTCCAAGAATTAGTCCTCAATGGCGATGAACTTCCAGAAAAATATATTCGAAAGGACAGGAAGGGTGGAGACTTGGATGTTCCATTGGTGGAGATTCCAGTTGTCAATCTTGGTCTGCTCTCATCTTTGCCAACCAGCAAAGAAGAGCTGCAGAAACTTCGATCAGCTCTAAGCACATGGGGCTGCTTTCAG GTAATCAACCATGGTATGACACCATCATTTCTAGATGAAGTTCGTGATGTTACGAAGCAATTTTTTGCACTTCCAATGGAAGAGAAGCGAAAATACTCCAGAGAAGCTGATGGCATAGAAGGCTATGGAAATGACATGATCCTTTCAGAGGAACAAATACTTGATTGGACCGACCGATTGTATATTACGTTAAATCCAGAACAGCGAAGGCTCAAGTTTTGGCCTGAAAATCCCAAAGCTTTTAG GGATATTCTAAATGATTATACTATCAAGTTGAACATGGTGACTGAAATCATCCTTACGGCCATGGCAAGGTCACTGGACTTGGAGGATAACTGCTTTTTAGACCAATATGGAAAAGAAGCAACAATGACTGCAAGATTCAACTACTATCCAAAATGTCCAAGGCCGGATCTTGTACTAGGGGTCAAAGAGCACGCAGATGCATCAGCAATCACATTTCTCTTGCAAGACAAAGAAGTGGAAGGTCTTCAATTCCAGAAAGACAATCAGTGGTTTAAAGTTCCAATCATTCCTGAGGCTCTTCTCATTAATGTTGGTGATCAAGCAGAG ATGATGAGCAACGGAATTTTCAAGAGCCCAGTACACAAAGTGGTGACAAACTCAGAAAGGGAGAGGATTTCTTTGGCTGTGTTCTGCCTTCCTGGATTAAATGAAGAGATTGGACCAATTGATAGGTTGGTTGATGAATCAAGGCCAAGATTATACAACAAGGTGAAAAACTACGTGAGTATTTATTTCGAGTACTACCAGCAAGGAAAGAGACCAATTGAAGCagtgaaaatttaa
- the LOC126715482 gene encoding protein SRG1-like isoform X1, protein MLRHEHIPRDNINQDSFFFLRRNQDSFKCSLISCMYMAASSRDMAESPPPPNKATEEELRSKSVQELVINGGQPPDNYVYKNSTAGVPDVHTPNLNEIPVIDLGNLKSSATTVEEELEKLRSALSSWGCFQAINHGMTSSFLDKVHEVTKQFFSLPMDEKRKYSREANNIEGYGNDIIFSDHQILDWTDRLILMVSPEDQRKFTFWPNNPTDFRDILLKYTMELSLITEVILKAMAKSLNLEDNCFLEQMGERSTMLTRFNLYPPCPRPDLVLGLKPHADGSAITFVLQDKEVEGLQFLKNNQWIRVPVIPQALLINIGDQAEIMSNGIFKSPVHRVVTNSERERISVAVFCSPDSDIEIEPIGRLVNDSRPILYKKVKNYADTYFQYYQQGKRAIDAVRF, encoded by the exons ATGCTGCGTCATGAGCATATCCCTAGAGACAACATCAAtcaagactcttttttttttttgagaagaaatcaAGACTCTTTTAAGTGTTCCTTAATTAGTTGTATGTATATGGCTGCTTCCAGCAGAGATATGGCTGAATCTCCGCCCCCTCCTAATAAGGCTACCGAGGAAGAGTTACGGTCAAAGAGTGTCCAAGAACTGGTCATCAATGGTGGACAGCCACCAGATAATTATGTTTACAAAAACAGTACAGCGGGAGTGCCTGATGTTCATACTCctaatttgaatgaaattcCAGTCATAGACCTTGGTAACCTCAAATCTTCGGCAACCACAGTAGAAGAAGAGCTAGAGAAGCTTCGGTCTGCTCTCAGTTCATGGGGTTGCTTTCAG GCAATAAATCATGGAATGACAAGTTCATTTCTAGACAAAGTCCATGAAGTTACCAAGCAATTCTTTTCACTTCCAATGGATGAGAAGCGTAAATACTCCAGAGAAGCCAACAACATCGAAGGTTATGGAAATGATATCATCTTTTCAGACCATCAAATACTTGATTGGACTGACCGACTGATTCTCATGGTAAGCCCAGAAGACCAGCGAAAGTTCACATTTTGGCCTAATAATCCCACAGATTTCAG gGATATTTTACTCAAGTATACAATGGAGTTGAGCCTCATAACTGAAGTCATCCTCAAAGCCATGGCAAAGTCACTAAATTTGGAGGATAACTGCTTTTTGGAGCAGATGGGAGAACGATCAACAATGTTAACAAGATTTAACTTATATCCTCCATGTCCAAGGCCTGATCTTGTTCTTGGCCTTAAACCACATGCAGATGGATCAGCAATCACCTTTGTTTTGCAAGACAAAGAGGTGGAAGGTCTCCAATTCCTGAAAAACAACCAGTGGATCAGAGTTCCAGTCATTCCTCAGGCTCTTCTCATAAATATAGGTGATCAAGCAGAG ATAATGAGTAATGGAATATTCAAGAGCCCAGTGCACAGAGTAGTGACAAATTCAGAAAGGGAGCGGATTTCTGTGGCAGTGTTCTGTTCTCCAGACTCTGATATAGAGATTGAACCAATAGGCAGGTTGGTCAATGACTCAAGGCCGATACTATACAAAAAGGTGAAGAATTATGCTGATACTTATTTCCAGTACTACCAGCAGGGAAAGAGAGCAATTGATGCAGTGAGATTCTAG
- the LOC126715482 gene encoding jasmonate-induced oxygenase 4-like isoform X4, which translates to MTSSFLDKVHEVTKQFFSLPMDEKRKYSREANNIEGYGNDIIFSDHQILDWTDRLILMVSPEDQRKFTFWPNNPTDFRDILLKYTMELSLITEVILKAMAKSLNLEDNCFLEQMGERSTMLTRFNLYPPCPRPDLVLGLKPHADGSAITFVLQDKEVEGLQFLKNNQWIRVPVIPQALLINIGDQAEIMSNGIFKSPVHRVVTNSERERISVAVFCSPDSDIEIEPIGRLVNDSRPILYKKVKNYADTYFQYYQQGKRAIDAVRF; encoded by the exons ATGACAAGTTCATTTCTAGACAAAGTCCATGAAGTTACCAAGCAATTCTTTTCACTTCCAATGGATGAGAAGCGTAAATACTCCAGAGAAGCCAACAACATCGAAGGTTATGGAAATGATATCATCTTTTCAGACCATCAAATACTTGATTGGACTGACCGACTGATTCTCATGGTAAGCCCAGAAGACCAGCGAAAGTTCACATTTTGGCCTAATAATCCCACAGATTTCAG gGATATTTTACTCAAGTATACAATGGAGTTGAGCCTCATAACTGAAGTCATCCTCAAAGCCATGGCAAAGTCACTAAATTTGGAGGATAACTGCTTTTTGGAGCAGATGGGAGAACGATCAACAATGTTAACAAGATTTAACTTATATCCTCCATGTCCAAGGCCTGATCTTGTTCTTGGCCTTAAACCACATGCAGATGGATCAGCAATCACCTTTGTTTTGCAAGACAAAGAGGTGGAAGGTCTCCAATTCCTGAAAAACAACCAGTGGATCAGAGTTCCAGTCATTCCTCAGGCTCTTCTCATAAATATAGGTGATCAAGCAGAG ATAATGAGTAATGGAATATTCAAGAGCCCAGTGCACAGAGTAGTGACAAATTCAGAAAGGGAGCGGATTTCTGTGGCAGTGTTCTGTTCTCCAGACTCTGATATAGAGATTGAACCAATAGGCAGGTTGGTCAATGACTCAAGGCCGATACTATACAAAAAGGTGAAGAATTATGCTGATACTTATTTCCAGTACTACCAGCAGGGAAAGAGAGCAATTGATGCAGTGAGATTCTAG